In Nocardioides conyzicola, one genomic interval encodes:
- the nucS gene encoding endonuclease NucS has product MRLVVATCQVDYAGRLTAHLPLATRVLMIKADGSVLVHSDGGSYKPLNWMSPPCTLREGVTEDGQVEWTVTNPKTDDTLRILLTEIFSDSSHVLGIDPGLQKDGVEKHLQELLAEHPATLSPGLTLVRREFPTAIGPVDLMCRDEAGASVAVEIKRRGDIDGVEQLTRYLELLNRDPLLTGNGAVRGIFAAQEIKPQARVLATDRGIACAVVDYDALRGLDDPSHRLF; this is encoded by the coding sequence GTGAGACTCGTCGTAGCAACGTGCCAGGTCGACTACGCGGGACGGCTGACCGCCCACCTCCCGTTGGCCACCCGGGTCCTGATGATCAAGGCCGACGGCTCGGTGCTCGTGCACTCCGACGGCGGGTCCTACAAGCCGCTCAACTGGATGTCGCCGCCGTGCACCCTGCGCGAGGGCGTCACCGAGGACGGCCAGGTCGAGTGGACCGTCACCAACCCCAAGACCGACGACACGCTGCGGATCCTGCTCACCGAGATCTTCAGCGACTCGAGCCACGTCCTCGGCATCGACCCCGGCCTGCAGAAGGACGGCGTCGAGAAGCATCTCCAGGAGCTGCTCGCCGAGCACCCGGCGACCCTCTCCCCCGGCCTGACGCTGGTCCGCCGTGAGTTCCCGACCGCGATCGGCCCGGTCGACCTGATGTGCCGCGACGAGGCCGGCGCCTCCGTCGCCGTCGAGATCAAGCGTCGCGGCGACATCGACGGCGTCGAGCAGCTCACCCGCTACCTCGAGCTGCTCAACCGCGACCCGCTGCTCACCGGCAACGGCGCCGTCCGCGGCATCTTCGCCGCCCAGGAGATCAAGCCGCAGGCCCGCGTGCTCGCCACCGACCGCGGTATCGCCTGCGCGGTCGTCGACTACGACGCCCTCCGGGGCCTGGACGACCCGAGCCACCGCCTCTTCTGA
- a CDS encoding alpha/beta hydrolase, protein MRLTILGVLTALSATLLVPAVGSPATAARPQVVSRSVVFDVENTNATAAVCLPDNRSYRLRGRLVGPRRAIEGRSGAIRVNVLVHDAGTGGWFWRLPGHPGYDYARRLAQHGETSLVLDRLGYGANASDASSCLGAQADMLHQVVQHLRSGRYDFVDRHLGGTPPAARVVTHGHGVGAAIAQVEAATFDDVAGLVLMSWTDRPGTGVARDALGDQTAACLTGVASAPAASAAAFRHQLFAAAPARVQRRAAALRAAVPCGEVTSRAPMVLASGLGAGQVDAPVLLLYGSKDALTRPAARSTQASAYPTKVTTRTFAGAGNALPLERPAQVGATVRRWLR, encoded by the coding sequence GTGAGGCTGACCATTCTCGGAGTCCTGACCGCACTGTCCGCCACGCTGCTCGTCCCCGCCGTGGGATCACCGGCGACCGCCGCTCGCCCGCAGGTCGTGTCCCGATCCGTCGTCTTCGACGTCGAGAACACCAACGCGACCGCGGCGGTCTGCCTGCCCGACAACCGGTCCTACCGGCTGCGCGGACGGCTCGTCGGACCTCGTCGGGCGATCGAGGGCCGCAGCGGGGCGATCCGGGTCAACGTGCTGGTCCACGACGCGGGCACCGGCGGCTGGTTCTGGCGCCTGCCCGGGCACCCCGGCTACGACTACGCCCGCCGCCTGGCCCAGCACGGCGAGACCTCGCTGGTCCTCGACCGGCTCGGGTACGGCGCCAACGCCAGCGACGCGAGCAGCTGCCTGGGGGCGCAGGCCGACATGCTCCACCAGGTCGTCCAGCACCTGCGGTCGGGGCGCTACGACTTCGTCGACCGACACCTCGGTGGCACGCCGCCCGCGGCCCGCGTCGTCACCCACGGGCACGGCGTCGGCGCCGCGATCGCCCAGGTCGAGGCGGCCACCTTCGACGACGTCGCCGGCCTGGTCCTCATGTCCTGGACCGACCGGCCCGGGACCGGCGTCGCCCGGGACGCGCTCGGGGACCAGACGGCGGCCTGCCTGACCGGCGTCGCCTCGGCCCCGGCTGCCTCCGCGGCGGCCTTCCGCCACCAGCTCTTCGCCGCGGCGCCGGCCCGCGTCCAGCGGAGGGCGGCCGCACTCCGCGCCGCGGTGCCCTGCGGGGAGGTCACCAGCCGCGCCCCGATGGTGCTGGCCTCGGGCCTCGGCGCCGGGCAGGTGGACGCACCGGTGCTGCTGCTCTACGGCAGCAAGGACGCGCTCACCCGGCCGGCCGCGCGCAGCACCCAGGCCTCGGCGTACCCCACGAAGGTCACGACCCGCACCTTCGCCGGTGCCGGCAACGCGCTCCCGCTGGAGCGGCCGGCCCAGGTGGGCGCGACCGTGCGGCGCTGGCTGCGGTAG
- a CDS encoding PAS domain S-box protein, with protein MELHAGELFRGVFEAAPDAVVIVDDAGLIVLANAQCRTVFGCEPDALVGESVDVLVPLGVRGSHPKRRKGYGASANPRPMGLLRLAAVRHDGTEFPAEISLAPIDVDGHKFVSATVRDITARIKDEERFRALLDAAPDPMVIIDSSSTIVLVNNQVTEVFGYQPRDLVGQSITLLATEERRDSDGSWFAEYLQAPEPRPMQANAGADVRHQDGRSVPVEVSMSPLQTDEGVLVSVALRDVSERMRIEAESQRLRDDVIATVSHELRTPLTSIIGYAELMSDLDELDLSRRARKLLAVIERNASRELQLVNDLLTMAFLEDDRLRMVRESIDLRQVCDRVVEDQRLRARERGVALTFVGGEAPPVVGDYGRVVQVLENVVSNAVKFTRAGGRVDVGIADHGAMGVIEVRDTGIGVTPEEKERLFERLYRSPRAVAEQVQGAGLGLPIARAIVEAHGGWIDLQSELGVGTVVRVALPHERADATGA; from the coding sequence GTGGAACTGCACGCGGGAGAGCTTTTCCGCGGAGTCTTCGAGGCCGCGCCGGATGCCGTGGTCATCGTGGACGACGCGGGCCTCATCGTGCTGGCCAACGCCCAGTGCCGCACCGTCTTCGGCTGCGAGCCGGACGCTCTGGTGGGCGAGTCGGTCGACGTGCTGGTGCCGCTGGGGGTCCGCGGCAGCCACCCGAAGCGGCGCAAGGGCTACGGGGCCTCCGCGAACCCCCGCCCGATGGGGCTGCTCCGGCTGGCCGCCGTGCGCCACGACGGCACGGAGTTTCCCGCCGAGATCTCGCTGGCCCCGATCGACGTCGACGGCCACAAGTTCGTGTCCGCGACGGTGCGGGACATTACCGCCCGGATCAAGGACGAGGAGCGCTTCCGCGCTCTCCTCGACGCGGCACCGGACCCGATGGTCATCATCGACTCGTCCAGCACGATCGTCCTGGTGAACAACCAGGTCACCGAGGTCTTCGGCTACCAGCCGCGCGACCTGGTCGGGCAGTCGATCACGCTGCTCGCGACCGAGGAGCGCCGGGACTCCGACGGGTCGTGGTTCGCCGAGTACCTCCAGGCCCCCGAGCCGCGCCCGATGCAGGCCAACGCCGGCGCCGACGTCCGCCACCAGGACGGTCGCAGCGTGCCGGTCGAGGTGTCGATGTCCCCGCTCCAGACCGACGAGGGGGTGCTGGTCTCGGTGGCGCTGCGCGACGTCAGCGAGCGCATGCGGATCGAGGCCGAGTCCCAGCGACTGCGCGACGACGTGATCGCCACGGTCTCGCACGAGCTCCGGACCCCGCTGACGTCGATCATCGGGTACGCCGAGCTGATGTCCGACCTCGACGAGCTGGACCTGAGCCGGCGGGCGCGCAAGCTGCTCGCGGTCATCGAGCGCAACGCGTCCCGGGAGCTGCAGCTGGTCAACGACCTGCTCACCATGGCCTTCCTCGAGGACGACCGGCTGCGGATGGTCCGGGAGTCGATCGACCTGCGTCAGGTGTGCGACCGCGTCGTCGAGGACCAGCGGCTGCGTGCCCGGGAGCGGGGGGTGGCCCTCACCTTCGTCGGCGGCGAGGCGCCGCCGGTGGTGGGCGACTACGGCCGCGTGGTCCAGGTGCTCGAGAACGTGGTCTCGAACGCCGTGAAGTTCACCCGCGCCGGCGGCCGGGTCGACGTCGGCATCGCCGACCACGGGGCGATGGGGGTGATCGAGGTCCGGGACACAGGCATCGGGGTGACGCCCGAGGAGAAGGAGCGCCTCTTCGAGCGGCTCTACCGCTCGCCGCGCGCGGTCGCCGAGCAGGTGCAGGGCGCCGGCCTCGGCCTGCCGATCGCGCGGGCGATCGTCGAGGCCCACGGCGGCTGGATCGACCTGCAGAGCGAGCTCGGCGTCGGCACCGTGGTGCGGGTCGCGCTGCCGCACGAGCGGGCGGACGCTACAGGCGCGTGA
- a CDS encoding zinc-dependent alcohol dehydrogenase family protein, which produces MRAVVIDGVRVRPEVRDVPEPSAPAGGVVVRVVATGMCRSDWHGWAGHDDDILFPHVPGHELAGHVVEVGTGVTRWQVGDRVTVPFVCGCGRCEWCLSGNAQVCPDQQQPGFTHWGSFAEYVALHAADTNLVAVPDQVDLATAAGLGCRFATAYRALVGRARVTEGEWVTVIGAGGVGLSAVMIARALGARVVAVDRNQAALDVAAELGAEHTLLADGIDVPAAVGDLVDGGSHVALDAVGSEQTCADAILSLRRRGRLVQVGLLPPVDGHPRVPMSRVIGWELDVLGSHGMAAADYPGMLALIEAGTLRPQRLVERTIGLEEAAELLPGFDQATVAGMTIVDPTR; this is translated from the coding sequence ATGCGCGCAGTGGTGATCGACGGCGTCCGGGTCCGACCCGAGGTCCGCGACGTCCCGGAGCCCTCGGCACCGGCTGGGGGTGTCGTCGTACGCGTCGTGGCCACAGGGATGTGCCGCAGCGACTGGCATGGCTGGGCCGGCCACGACGACGACATCCTGTTCCCGCACGTCCCGGGTCACGAGCTCGCCGGGCACGTCGTCGAGGTGGGCACGGGCGTGACGCGGTGGCAGGTGGGGGACCGGGTCACGGTTCCGTTCGTCTGTGGCTGCGGTCGTTGTGAGTGGTGCCTGAGCGGGAACGCCCAGGTCTGCCCCGACCAGCAGCAGCCGGGCTTCACCCACTGGGGATCGTTCGCCGAGTACGTCGCCCTGCACGCTGCGGACACCAACCTGGTGGCGGTCCCCGACCAGGTCGACCTCGCGACCGCGGCAGGCCTCGGCTGCCGCTTCGCCACGGCGTACCGCGCACTCGTGGGCCGGGCCCGGGTCACCGAGGGCGAGTGGGTGACCGTGATCGGTGCCGGCGGGGTCGGTCTCAGCGCGGTGATGATCGCCCGGGCGCTCGGCGCCCGCGTCGTGGCGGTGGACCGCAACCAGGCCGCGCTCGACGTGGCCGCCGAGCTCGGGGCGGAGCACACCCTCCTGGCCGACGGGATCGACGTGCCGGCCGCGGTCGGGGACCTCGTCGACGGCGGCAGCCACGTCGCGCTCGACGCCGTGGGCAGCGAGCAGACCTGCGCCGACGCGATCCTGAGCCTGCGACGACGGGGCCGGCTCGTGCAGGTGGGGCTGCTGCCGCCGGTCGACGGGCACCCGCGGGTGCCGATGTCGCGGGTCATCGGGTGGGAGCTCGACGTCCTCGGCAGTCATGGGATGGCCGCGGCCGACTATCCCGGGATGCTGGCGCTGATCGAGGCCGGGACGCTGCGACCGCAACGGCTCGTCGAGCGGACCATCGGCCTCGAGGAGGCCGCGGAGCTGCTGCCGGGCTTCGACCAGGCGACGGTCGCCGGGATGACGATCGTCGATCCAACGCGCTGA
- a CDS encoding VOC family protein, whose translation MFTGAQVNLYCDDVEDCAAFYRRLGCAERFRTPATGAPVMVEVVGPGFTIGLASAAAGNDYGLDVAPDRRSTELVFWCDDVEAAYGAARAAGGTEADGPVDSPDGRLRFAWVRDPAGHLLKLVQRLDR comes from the coding sequence ATGTTCACAGGCGCCCAGGTCAACCTGTACTGCGACGACGTCGAGGACTGTGCCGCGTTCTACCGCCGGCTCGGCTGCGCCGAACGCTTCCGTACGCCGGCCACCGGCGCGCCGGTCATGGTCGAGGTCGTCGGACCGGGGTTCACCATCGGGCTCGCGTCGGCGGCGGCGGGCAACGACTACGGCCTCGACGTGGCACCCGACCGGCGCTCGACCGAGCTGGTGTTCTGGTGCGACGACGTCGAGGCGGCGTACGGCGCGGCGCGGGCGGCCGGAGGGACCGAGGCGGACGGCCCGGTCGACTCGCCCGACGGACGGCTCCGGTTCGCGTGGGTCCGCGACCCCGCGGGTCACCTGCTCAAGCTCGTGCAGCGATTGGATCGTTAA
- a CDS encoding 3-hydroxyacyl-CoA dehydrogenase family protein, with protein sequence MTSPAATAPESRTFTTIGVIGLGTMGAGIAEVFARTGYAVVGVEKDTDALDRGRQYLEHSTTRAVKREKMTEAEQAELLGRITFSTSMDDLAAADLVVEAVVESLETKKALFRQLDAIVGPDTILATNTSSLSVTEISTANSSPGRVIGVHFFNPAPVQQLVEIVRTVVTEDQVLEDVKTLMADLGKTPVVCGDKAGFIANTLLFGYLNHAVSMYEGRYATREDIDAAMRFGCGYPMGPLALLDLIGLDTAYEILETMYRQGRDRLHAPSPILKQMVTAGWLGRKTGRGFYTYEAPDSPTVVADDRTPSADEKPELRHDIQQVGVVGTGTMATGIVEVFAKSGYDVLYVGRSADKVDGVVAAITKSFDKQIQRGRSTEEAKAEVLGRLTGSTSLEDLRSVDIVVEAIAEDLAIKTTLFENLDDICKPGAILATTTSSLPIIACAQATSRPQDVIGMHFFNPAPIMKLVEVVSTVSTDDAVTETTRALVAKIGKVGVSCNDRAGFIVNALLFPYLNDAVRMLEAHYATADDIDTAMKQGCALPMGPFELLDVVGNDVSLAIQRELYLEFREPGFAPAPLLEHLVTAGYLGRKTKRGFRDYSQR encoded by the coding sequence ATGACCTCTCCTGCCGCCACGGCTCCAGAGTCCCGCACCTTCACCACGATCGGCGTCATCGGCCTCGGCACCATGGGTGCCGGCATCGCCGAGGTCTTCGCCCGCACCGGGTACGCCGTCGTCGGCGTGGAGAAGGACACCGATGCGCTGGACCGCGGCCGCCAGTACCTCGAGCACTCGACGACCCGCGCCGTGAAGCGCGAGAAGATGACCGAGGCCGAGCAGGCCGAGCTGCTGGGGCGGATCACGTTCAGCACGTCGATGGACGACCTGGCCGCGGCCGACCTGGTCGTCGAGGCCGTCGTCGAGTCGCTGGAGACCAAGAAGGCGCTCTTCCGGCAGCTCGACGCGATCGTCGGGCCGGACACGATCCTCGCCACCAACACCTCGAGCCTCTCGGTCACCGAGATCTCGACCGCCAACTCCTCGCCCGGACGGGTCATCGGCGTGCACTTCTTCAACCCGGCCCCGGTGCAGCAGCTGGTGGAGATCGTGCGCACCGTCGTCACCGAGGACCAGGTGCTCGAGGACGTCAAGACGCTGATGGCCGACCTCGGCAAGACCCCGGTCGTCTGCGGTGACAAGGCCGGCTTCATCGCCAACACCCTGCTCTTCGGCTACCTCAACCACGCGGTCTCGATGTACGAGGGCCGCTACGCCACCCGCGAGGACATCGACGCGGCCATGCGCTTCGGCTGCGGCTACCCGATGGGTCCGCTGGCGCTGCTGGACCTGATCGGCCTGGACACGGCGTACGAGATCCTCGAGACGATGTACCGCCAGGGCCGCGACCGCCTGCACGCGCCGTCGCCGATCCTCAAGCAGATGGTCACCGCCGGCTGGCTGGGCCGCAAGACCGGCCGCGGCTTCTACACCTACGAGGCGCCCGACAGCCCGACCGTCGTCGCCGACGACCGGACGCCGTCCGCCGACGAGAAGCCGGAGCTGCGCCACGACATCCAGCAGGTCGGCGTCGTCGGCACCGGCACCATGGCGACCGGCATCGTCGAGGTCTTCGCCAAGAGCGGATACGACGTGCTGTACGTCGGCCGCTCGGCCGACAAGGTGGACGGCGTCGTCGCCGCGATCACCAAGAGCTTCGACAAGCAGATCCAGCGCGGCCGCTCGACCGAGGAGGCCAAGGCGGAGGTGCTCGGTCGGCTGACCGGGTCCACGTCGCTCGAGGACCTCCGATCCGTCGACATCGTCGTGGAGGCGATCGCCGAGGACCTCGCGATCAAGACGACGCTCTTCGAGAACCTCGACGACATCTGCAAGCCTGGCGCGATCCTCGCGACCACCACGTCGAGCCTGCCGATCATCGCCTGTGCGCAGGCGACCTCGCGCCCGCAGGACGTGATCGGCATGCACTTCTTCAACCCCGCCCCGATCATGAAGCTGGTCGAGGTGGTCTCGACCGTCTCGACCGACGACGCCGTCACCGAGACGACCCGCGCGCTGGTCGCGAAGATCGGCAAGGTCGGGGTCTCGTGCAACGACCGCGCCGGCTTCATCGTCAACGCGCTGCTCTTCCCCTACCTCAACGACGCGGTCCGGATGCTCGAGGCGCACTACGCCACCGCCGACGACATCGACACGGCCATGAAGCAGGGCTGTGCGCTCCCGATGGGTCCCTTCGAGCTGCTCGACGTGGTCGGCAACGACGTGTCGCTGGCGATCCAGCGCGAGCTCTACCTGGAGTTCCGCGAGCCGGGCTTCGCGCCAGCCCCGCTGCTCGAGCACCTGGTCACCGCGGGCTACCTGGGCCGCAAGACCAAGCGCGGGTTCCGGGACTACAGCCAGCGCTGA
- a CDS encoding PadR family transcriptional regulator: MSAALPLLALLEQEPAHGYTLKQRYDDRFARSRPLAFGQVYAALSRFERKGWAEVTEVEVVDGPERKRYRITPDGVEQVTAWVYAPQQPPEFAMSNLYTRVSVALTSGRSADDVLDQQRVQHLARMRELTSQRKHADVAEQLAITYELAHLDADLRWIEEAGTRLEELR, encoded by the coding sequence ATGAGCGCCGCACTCCCCCTCCTGGCCCTGCTCGAGCAGGAGCCCGCCCACGGCTACACCCTCAAGCAGCGGTACGACGACCGCTTCGCCCGCTCCCGTCCGCTCGCGTTCGGCCAGGTGTACGCCGCCCTCTCCCGCTTCGAGAGGAAGGGCTGGGCCGAGGTCACCGAGGTCGAGGTCGTCGACGGCCCGGAGCGCAAGCGCTACCGGATCACCCCGGACGGCGTCGAGCAGGTGACCGCCTGGGTCTACGCGCCCCAACAACCACCGGAGTTCGCGATGAGCAACCTCTACACCCGGGTGAGCGTGGCCCTCACCTCCGGGCGGTCCGCCGACGACGTGCTCGACCAGCAGCGCGTCCAGCACCTGGCCCGGATGCGCGAGCTCACCTCCCAGCGCAAGCACGCCGACGTGGCCGAGCAGCTCGCCATCACCTACGAGCTGGCCCACCTCGACGCCGACCTGCGGTGGATCGAGGAGGCCGGGACCCGGCTGGAGGAGCTCCGATGA
- a CDS encoding DUF952 domain-containing protein yields the protein MRIFHIATLADWTDAQASGAYTTSTVGVTLEEEGFLHASRADQWEGVRARYYADIDEPLVLLEIDTDLLDVPVVEELPAPGATETFPHVYGALDPAAVVTVTRL from the coding sequence GTGAGGATCTTCCACATCGCGACCCTGGCCGACTGGACCGACGCCCAGGCGTCCGGCGCCTACACGACGTCCACCGTCGGCGTCACCCTCGAGGAGGAGGGCTTCCTCCACGCCAGCCGCGCCGACCAGTGGGAGGGGGTGCGCGCCCGCTACTACGCCGACATCGACGAGCCGCTGGTGCTGCTCGAGATCGACACCGACCTGCTCGACGTGCCCGTCGTCGAGGAGCTGCCAGCGCCGGGAGCGACCGAGACCTTCCCGCACGTGTACGGCGCGCTCGACCCGGCCGCCGTCGTGACGGTCACGCGCCTGTAG
- a CDS encoding FAD-dependent oxidoreductase yields the protein MGAAERVIVVGAGVIGLTCAVRLLEAGVRVDVVARDLPRETTSAVAAAIWYPYRALPQERVTAWARTSYAVFDALADTDPEGGVRLLPGTEVLATRQPDPWWRSAVPTLANTDDVPDGWAAGWSFTTPVVDMSVYLGWLAGRVEQLGGTITRLNLSGLPTAGLVVNCSGLGARLLGADRTVVPVRGQVVVVEQFGLERWWLDSLGPTYVVPRERDVVVGGTDIEGDWSRTPSPETATRILARAARLVPELRRARVLQHKVGLRPVRPAVRLERVGDVVHCYGHGGAGVTLSWGVADEVVSLVER from the coding sequence ATGGGTGCCGCCGAGCGGGTGATCGTGGTCGGGGCCGGCGTCATCGGCCTGACCTGCGCGGTCCGCCTGCTCGAGGCCGGCGTCCGCGTGGACGTCGTCGCCCGGGACCTGCCGCGGGAGACGACCTCCGCCGTCGCGGCCGCGATCTGGTACCCCTACCGGGCCCTCCCGCAGGAGCGCGTGACGGCATGGGCGCGGACGTCGTACGCCGTCTTCGACGCGCTGGCCGACACGGACCCCGAGGGTGGCGTGCGGCTGCTGCCCGGCACCGAGGTGCTGGCCACGCGTCAGCCGGACCCGTGGTGGCGCTCCGCCGTACCGACCCTGGCGAACACGGACGACGTGCCGGACGGCTGGGCGGCCGGCTGGTCGTTCACCACGCCCGTCGTCGACATGAGCGTCTACCTGGGCTGGCTCGCCGGCCGGGTCGAGCAGCTCGGGGGGACGATCACCCGGCTCAACCTGTCGGGGCTCCCGACCGCCGGCCTCGTCGTGAACTGCTCGGGGCTCGGGGCTCGGCTCCTCGGCGCCGACCGGACCGTCGTGCCGGTGCGGGGACAGGTCGTGGTCGTGGAGCAGTTCGGGCTGGAGCGCTGGTGGCTGGACTCGCTCGGGCCGACGTACGTCGTGCCGCGCGAGCGCGACGTCGTCGTGGGCGGCACCGACATCGAGGGCGACTGGAGCCGGACGCCGTCGCCGGAGACGGCGACCCGGATCCTCGCCCGCGCGGCGCGGCTGGTGCCGGAGCTGCGCCGTGCGCGGGTGCTGCAGCACAAGGTCGGGCTGCGGCCGGTGCGGCCCGCGGTCCGGCTCGAGCGCGTCGGCGACGTGGTCCACTGCTACGGCCACGGCGGTGCCGGGGTGACGCTCAGCTGGGGCGTCGCCGACGAGGTCGTGTCGCTCGTTGAACGTTGA
- a CDS encoding ferritin has protein sequence MAAPRFVDQLNVQVGNELAAHNQYLACAVYFDALTMPQMAAFFYGQALEERAHAAMMIQYLLDTDSAVTIPAVDAPVNDFADVVGPVELALEQEKRVTDQINGLLRIAREEFDFASEQFMQWFIKEQVEEVATMSDLLAVVKRNLDDVEDIEEYVAREQGGEGVDPTAPRQAGA, from the coding sequence GTGGCTGCACCCCGCTTCGTCGACCAGCTCAACGTCCAGGTGGGCAACGAGCTCGCCGCTCACAACCAGTACCTCGCCTGCGCCGTCTACTTCGACGCGCTGACGATGCCGCAGATGGCGGCGTTCTTCTACGGCCAGGCGCTCGAGGAGCGCGCGCACGCCGCGATGATGATCCAGTACCTCCTCGACACCGACAGCGCCGTGACGATCCCAGCCGTCGACGCGCCGGTCAACGACTTCGCCGACGTCGTCGGCCCGGTCGAGCTCGCGCTGGAGCAGGAGAAGCGGGTCACCGACCAGATCAACGGGTTGCTGCGGATCGCGCGCGAGGAGTTCGACTTCGCCTCCGAGCAGTTCATGCAGTGGTTCATCAAGGAGCAGGTCGAGGAGGTCGCCACGATGAGTGACCTGCTGGCCGTGGTGAAGCGCAACCTCGACGACGTCGAGGACATCGAGGAGTACGTCGCCCGTGAGCAGGGCGGCGAGGGCGTGGACCCGACCGCCCCCCGCCAGGCCGGGGCCTGA
- a CDS encoding putative glycoside hydrolase — MSNRPVRRTAARVAGAVVLLAASVATSGSAAGVDPPATTARVGSPTWSSGNGVLTLDWGDLDKTPQASRGDVVVMQSWEFPRIPALRRQHPGVTILMYKDVSAVVKEAESTTGRFPAGMGYGWVARHHPSWLLHDSVGAIIEWSDWRGLYPINIANSAYQRTWSRNVLAELREHQWDGVMMDDVLTILSHDTVGGRVSTRIPDDEAQYAATASFLSRVAPQVRRAGYLAVPNLSVEWDNWRTTLADWTPYVSGWVNEHFTNWPGSSDRFVGADWRWKFHAARWLAARDIPLIAVSYGSATDRVGQTYHRATWLLSWNGRTGASVYVPDEPSSSHWLPAATRSIGRPVGPAVRAADGTWTRRFSHGIVAVNPTASARPVALRGTYTRAERRVRAVRLAPTTAVILDNR; from the coding sequence GTGAGCAACCGCCCGGTCCGCCGCACCGCCGCACGCGTGGCGGGAGCCGTCGTGCTGCTCGCGGCTTCCGTCGCCACCTCGGGCTCGGCGGCGGGCGTCGACCCGCCGGCCACGACCGCCCGGGTGGGCTCCCCGACGTGGTCGTCGGGCAACGGCGTCCTGACCCTGGACTGGGGCGACCTCGACAAGACCCCGCAAGCGAGCCGGGGCGACGTCGTCGTGATGCAGTCCTGGGAGTTCCCCCGCATCCCGGCGCTGCGCCGGCAGCACCCCGGCGTCACGATCCTGATGTACAAGGACGTCTCAGCGGTGGTGAAGGAGGCCGAGTCCACCACCGGCCGCTTCCCCGCCGGCATGGGCTACGGCTGGGTGGCCAGGCATCACCCGTCGTGGCTGCTGCACGACAGCGTCGGCGCGATCATCGAGTGGTCGGACTGGCGCGGCCTCTACCCGATCAACATCGCCAACAGCGCCTACCAGCGGACCTGGTCGAGGAACGTCCTCGCCGAGCTGCGGGAGCACCAGTGGGACGGGGTGATGATGGACGACGTCCTGACGATCCTCAGCCACGACACCGTCGGCGGCCGGGTCTCGACGCGGATCCCCGACGACGAGGCCCAGTACGCCGCCACCGCGTCGTTCCTGTCGCGCGTGGCGCCCCAGGTCCGCCGCGCCGGCTACCTGGCCGTCCCCAACCTCTCGGTCGAGTGGGACAACTGGAGGACGACGCTGGCGGACTGGACGCCGTACGTCTCCGGCTGGGTGAACGAGCACTTCACCAACTGGCCCGGCAGCTCGGACCGCTTCGTCGGGGCGGACTGGCGGTGGAAGTTCCACGCCGCCCGCTGGCTGGCCGCCCGCGACATCCCCCTCATCGCGGTCAGCTACGGCTCCGCCACCGATCGGGTCGGCCAGACCTACCACCGAGCCACCTGGCTGCTGTCGTGGAACGGGCGCACCGGCGCGAGCGTCTACGTGCCCGACGAGCCCTCGTCCAGCCACTGGCTGCCGGCCGCCACCCGGAGCATCGGGCGACCCGTCGGCCCAGCGGTGCGGGCGGCCGACGGCACCTGGACCCGCCGGTTCAGCCACGGGATCGTCGCGGTGAACCCGACCGCGTCGGCCCGACCGGTCGCGCTCCGCGGCACCTACACGCGCGCAGAGCGCCGCGTGCGCGCCGTACGGCTGGCTCCGACGACCGCCGTGATCCTGGATAACCGGTAG
- a CDS encoding class I SAM-dependent methyltransferase, with product MPHNYFDTDVAATYDEGSPEMFAPEVLGPTVDLLAELADGRPALELAVGTGRVALPLSERVPVHGIELSAAMVAQLRAKPGADRVEVTIGDMTSTRVEGRFGLAYLVFNTIGNVTTQDDQVRCFETAAAHLEPGGLFVVENGIPVLRRLPDGERFSVFHHTDEHVGVDEYDTATQLMWSHHYSSDDGGATYRRTSVPFRYVWPAELDLMARIAGMRLRERWADWDRSPFTSTSPKHVSVWEKISG from the coding sequence GTGCCTCACAACTACTTCGACACCGACGTCGCTGCGACGTACGACGAGGGCTCGCCCGAGATGTTCGCACCGGAGGTGCTGGGGCCGACGGTCGACCTGCTCGCCGAGCTCGCCGACGGCAGGCCGGCGCTCGAGCTGGCCGTCGGGACCGGCCGGGTGGCGCTTCCGCTGAGCGAGCGCGTGCCCGTCCACGGCATCGAGCTGTCCGCGGCGATGGTCGCGCAGCTGCGGGCCAAGCCGGGCGCCGACCGGGTCGAGGTGACGATCGGCGACATGACCAGCACCCGGGTCGAGGGTCGGTTCGGACTGGCCTACCTGGTGTTCAACACGATCGGCAACGTGACCACGCAGGACGACCAGGTGCGCTGCTTCGAGACCGCCGCCGCCCACCTCGAGCCGGGCGGGCTGTTCGTGGTGGAGAACGGCATCCCGGTCCTGCGCCGGCTGCCGGACGGCGAGCGGTTCAGCGTCTTCCACCACACCGACGAGCACGTCGGGGTCGACGAGTACGACACGGCCACCCAGCTGATGTGGTCGCACCACTACTCCTCCGACGACGGAGGCGCGACGTACCGCCGCACCAGCGTGCCGTTCCGCTACGTGTGGCCGGCCGAGCTCGACCTGATGGCCCGGATCGCCGGGATGCGGCTGCGCGAGCGCTGGGCCGACTGGGACCGATCACCGTTCACCTCGACGTCCCCCAAGCACGTGTCGGTCTGGGAGAAGATCAGCGGGTGA